From Candidatus Methylomirabilis lanthanidiphila:
AACATGCGATACGGCTATTTCATTAATATCGAATAGACGACTCCGGCGATAAGAAGAACGATCAATGCGATGAACGGGATAAACATCAGCCAATAATCGCGGAGCTTGAGGCGCATGCAATCTCCTGATCTCAATTCGATAAGCCGGGATGAGTAACGTGAACTGCGGTACTCCGGCTATTCTCATCGCCACGTCGCGACGTCCGGTGATGCCGCTTTCACATCCTCACGCGGCCTCGGTTCGCAGCGCGACATGCTCACGAAGCACACGGTTTATACGTACCTGCCAGCCTTTCGTGGACGAGGGTGCCTGGTATTGCCTTCAACCGCAGAGTCAGGCATACATCAATCGTCCTTTAGGGTCCGGGACAATGCGTCCGAGTGCCTGGGCAGTTTCAATCCATTCGCCGATGATCACTTCCACGTTCGCCAGCGCTTGCTTGTAGGTGGCGCCATCGGCGGCGCAACCCGGCAACTCGGGGACTTCGGCAATATAGGCCTCATCCTCGTCGCTCCAGTAGATGATGATCTCGTACTTCCACTTACTTCGCATGCTCGCCTCCAGCCAGTCGATACTTTACCAGCACGCCACGCACCTGTCGAACCTGATACGGTTTCGCGTAGCGCCCTCTGGGTTGTAGGTTTAAGATCTCCACCACATTCTCTTTCGTAAAGATGTAGTGGTCACCCCGAATGCGCTCATCGAACTCAAAGCGTCGGAGCAAGTACCGTAAGCTATTGAACGGGATCGCCGCGTCGGAATCGCCGCGTAGAATCCGAGAGAGCAGCGCATCGTACCTAGTCATCTTTTGTTCTCACAACAGTTCCGTAGGCTGGGATGAGCTAAACGGATCCAAGCCTCCGATTGCTCCCATCGGCAGGTCTCGACGTCCGGCGATCCCGCCAAGGTTATCGAGCTGAGTGTTATTCCTCAACCCAGGCTACCGTCCCGTAAAGGGCGGTCCATTTGAACGAGGTATCATGCGGCGGCTTCGACTTCGATGAGTTCGCCGGATGAAGAAGGCTCCGGGATAGGTTGTCCGTCTGCCTTCAAGCCCTCCAGGTGAAATTCGATTGCCTCCCGAATCAAGGCCAACACCTCGCCCTTCGATTCACCGGCGGCAACACAACCCGGCAGATCCGGAACATAAGCTCCGAATGACGTAGGGCCTTTTTCAACGACGACGAGATAGCGCATGGCGACTCCGTACTTCCTAGGCCTCGCCTGTTTTAACGCGTGATGCAGCGTGCCGGGAGGAATGTCCACGCTCGGCTTTCCGGAGACCGTTACAGTCCCAGGCTTAGTCGGGTGATGAAATTGCCGGTGGCTGCCTTTCATTCGAACTCGAAACCACCCGTCAGCCTCGATCAGGGCGATGAGCTCTTTGACTTTCACAGCCACAAGTTACAACGCCCCGATAACGGGCCGCTTGATTTCGAGACAATATCTTACCATACCGCTTGAGATCGCGAACGGCGCGCCAGAATGGGAGGTGTGGTTCCGCCGCGACT
This genomic window contains:
- a CDS encoding toxin HicA, producing MTRYDALLSRILRGDSDAAIPFNSLRYLLRRFEFDERIRGDHYIFTKENVVEILNLQPRGRYAKPYQVRQVRGVLVKYRLAGGEHAK
- a CDS encoding YcfA-like protein, whose product is MAVKVKELIALIEADGWFRVRMKGSHRQFHHPTKPGTVTVSGKPSVDIPPGTLHHALKQARPRKYGVAMRYLVVVEKGPTSFGAYVPDLPGCVAAGESKGEVLALIREAIEFHLEGLKADGQPIPEPSSSGELIEVEAAA